A window of the Penaeus vannamei isolate JL-2024 chromosome 19, ASM4276789v1, whole genome shotgun sequence genome harbors these coding sequences:
- the LOC113801333 gene encoding uncharacterized protein, whose protein sequence is MSRTDLEILKTQDNNKTLEDGRCTKCLLKIRRELMERYGTCHIIQLGTPRSQNDYVNQGPDLANTLVGILLRFREGAIAFMTDIEAMLHQVKVMPDSRDVLRFLWFQGDDTRRPSLTYRMTYLFGEVWSPSCTNYALQQVTREFEEEYPHSVLNTALHFQLWRLKTGWDDSLPKDSEEQWSRWLRDLPIIKEFSIP, encoded by the exons ATGTCTCGGACTGACTTGGAGATCTTGAAAACGcaggataataacaaaacattagAAGATGGTCGTTGTACT AAGTGCCTtttgaagataagaagagaattgATGGAAAGGTATGGTACTTGCCACATCATCCAATTAGGAACCCCAAGAAGCCAGAATGACTATGTGAACCAAGGACCAGACTTAGCTAACACGCTAGTAGGAATCCTGCTAAGATTCCGGGAGGGAGCTATTGCCTTTATGACAGACATAGAGGCCATGTTACACCAGGTGAAGGTGATGCCAGATAGCAGAGATGTGTTACGTTTCCTCTGGTTCCAAGGTGATGATACAAGAAGACCATCATTGACATACCGAATGACATATCTATTTGGTGAGGTGTGGAGCCCAAGTTGTACAAACTATGCACTACAGCAGGTGACGAGGGAATTTGAAGAAGAGTATCCACACTCTGTGTTGAACACTGCcctacatttt CAGCTGTGGCGATTGAAAACCGGCTGGGACGACTCCTTACCCAAGGACTCGGAGGAACAATGGAGCCGGTGGTTGCGAGACCTGCCTATCATTAAGGAGTTTAGCATTCCTTGA